One Pectinophora gossypiella chromosome 25, ilPecGoss1.1, whole genome shotgun sequence DNA window includes the following coding sequences:
- the LOC126378155 gene encoding transcriptional repressor CTCF-like — protein MENDLEEVEIKIEYNESFETDPLSEDSRRKEVITSDLDDSCLPDAFNSPEVYNPVIDNVHCDTLHNDYLKDIIAGENTDGMHQEHETTWYKCVDSSGRFLCRFCDLSYSTVQTVRHHIKTKHPKNATYLKNIIINNKRNKKLKCHICNTRFKVINELQMHVTQKHNLESIQTSCNHCDATFNNGKEMLDHLYLKHQKLKNKFFSCTICGYRTSKKSHFHQHENTHVKIKSYKCQYCDYETNYLPNLTIHTRIHTNDKPYFCDYDGCNYRCAAKSALRSHRLKHFQEENMLYCDKCSYKTVYKQSLKKHIDSHLRNSMTTKLMLDGN, from the exons atggaAAATGACTTGGAAGAGGTAGAAATAAAGATAGAATACAATGAGTCGTTTGAGACTGATCCTTTAAGTGAAGATTCTAGAAGAAAAGAGGTTATAACCTCTGATTTGGACGACAGTTGTTTACCGGATGCATTTAATAGTCCG GAGGTGTATAATCCAGTTATAGATAATGTCCACTGTGACACCCTTCACAATGATTACCTTAAAGATATTATTGCAGGAGAAAATACGGATGGAATG CATCAAGAACACGAAACAACATGGTACAAATGCGTTGACTCATCGGGAAGATTTCTATGCCGTTTCTGTGATCTGTCATACTCAACAGTGCAGACTGTACGGCACCACATCAAAACTAAACACCCTAAAAATGccacatatttaaaaaacattataataaacaataaaagaaataagaaaCTAAAATGCCACATTTGTAACACTAGATTTAAAGTAATCAACGAATTACAAATGCATGTTACACAGAAACATAACTTAGAAAGTATACAGACTTCTTGTAACCATTGTGACGCAACCTTTAATAATGGAAAGGAAATGTTAGATCATCTGTATTTAAAAcatcaaaaactaaaaaataaattcttttcGTGCACAATTTGTGGGTACCGAACTTCAAAAAAATCACATTTCCATCAACATGAAAATAcacatgtaaaaataaaaagttataagtGCCAGTATTGCGATTATGAAACCAACTACTTACCTAACTTAACCATACACACAAGAATTCATACAAATGATAAACcatatttttgtgattatgacGGTTGCAATTACCGTTGTGCAGCCAAATCGGCCTTGAGAAGTCACAGATTGAAACATTTTCAAGAAGAAAATATGCTTTATTGTGATAAATGTAGTTATAAAACTGTTTATAAACAATCTTTAAAGAAGCACATTGACAGCCATTTGAGGAATTCTATGACTACAAAGCTGATGCTTGATGGTAACTGA